The genomic stretch ACACGCACACCGGTGCCCGGGCCGATCATGCCCCTTCCACCGCGCGGATCAGGCCCGACAGCGCAGCCGGATCGACCGTGCTTTCAAAATGCAAACTGCGCCCGCCACGCAGGCGCAATTCAACAGCAACTGGAGGCGGCAGTTCAGCGACCGGTGCCTGCGCCACCGGCACCCCTGCAGTCACGGGCATGTCCAACGGCAAGAAAAGCGCCCCGGCATCGGGCGACCACAAGCCTTTTTTCTTCAGTTCATGTCGCCACGCGTAAATCTGTTGTCGCTTAATCTCATGGCGCTGCGCAACCTGCGTCACGCTCGCCCCGGCAATCCCAACCGACCCGACAATCTCAAGCTTGTCGTCGTCATGCCAAAAGCGTCGCCGCTCCGCCCCAAGAATTTCGCCACGCATTCCAGACCCCGCATAAGAGACGTCGCTAATGACGTCTTTAACGACGTCTCTTAGATCATCGCCCCAGCCTCAGGCAGGCGGTGCCAATGGCGCGGTTACCAAGGTACACTCGTCGTGAAATTTGAAACCACACCGTCATTTGAAAGCTATTTCAATCTGGCAGAGGCCAGCACTCAATTGGCTCTAACATCCCACATCGATGCCATGCGAATATTGGAGCAGATACATACAATTTTTGTCACTGAATTGCCGTCGATCAGCGATGGCTGGGGGCCGAGCCAAGGTTTGCTCAACATCTCGTCGTTGATGACATGGCTAACCTCAATACGTGTGGCAACAACCGGGCACTCAGCGTCAGCTTTCCCACTGTTTCGGACATCCCTAGAGGCTGCCTGCTATGCGTACAACATTTGGGCACAACCAGAGTTGGAACAAGTCTGGTTAGATAGAAATAGGGAAGAGAAGGCGCATCGAAAATCAAGAAGGGCATTCACATCAGCTGTAAAAGACACTGCAAAGCATCTTGTTAAGCGCTCTTTCGTATGGTCGGGAACAGAAGACTGGATCAATACGGCATACAGCCAATCTATTGATTTTGGTGCCCATCCCAATCCGAAGTCAATCCTACCCGGCTTGAAAATTGACGATCAGCGTACCGATGGAATGGTTGGACTGAATTTGGCCGGGGTTTACGGTGGAGATTCATTTCAAGCGGAGCGGTTGTTAGTAGCCGCTATCGATTACGGACAACTAATTTTGCTTGTCGCTGGTTGTGGTACTGAACAACCTAGCCAGAATATTTTTGACAGTCTCAATTTGATTAATGACAGAAAAGAAAAGTACGTGGCGGATAGGTTTTCGTAGTTTTCACCGTTCGAACAGCAGCCCTAACTAAGCCCCAGCATACACAGCGATAAGCGCGCGTGGCCGTGTTACATTGAGCCAGAGGGCCTCGTGACCGTGACGAACGACGTGTTGCGATGAAAGCGCCGCTGACGCCAGTGCTGGCCCCTGTGCGCTGCTCAGACGTTCAATGATCTAGGAATTACCCTGACGCCCACCACTGCTCGATCTTATTGCGCTGTTGCAACCGCAACCAGCAAAGGAGACCACAATGGTCATTCGGGCAACATGGAAATTCAACGGGCAGGACAAGGTCATTCTCGGCAACTGGCACAGGCTGTGGTGTCTACTTTTCGGTCCGCTCTACTATCTGTTCAAAGGGATGTTCCTGTGGTCGATCTTATCGCTAATCACAGCCAATGGTTTGTGGATCGGCTTTCCCCTGTACAACCGTGCCATCGTACTGCGCCATTTCCACCGCAAAGGCTGGGAGCAAAACTGATGTCACAAGCGCGCAAACATGGGGTGCCGATCCACCCAAGCAGCACCCAATACTTCGATGGTAGAATTCCGTCAATTAGTGCCAACGCTGCATGGCCCATTCACGTGGTCGAACGAATTGCAAAATGCCGCCGTGGACAGTCTAGCCAATGAGTAAACCCACCCATGCGGCACCCGAAAGCACCCACTCAGATGAACCCGAATGCGGACCGATTGAAAAGACTCAGCTATTTGGGTCCGTCTCCCATCCAACAGCCTGATCAATAGTCCGCGTGTCGGTCTCGGGCGCTTTTGGCCTCGTCTGTTGAGGCATTGGTGAAAGGTGACCACAGGGGGATAGGGGGAGGCCTTTTTTTATCAGCGCGCACCCTGTGGACGGACAAGCGGTCATACGGACTGCCGAGATTTTCGGCCCCTAGCCGATATCAAGATCGTCAAGATCGCCAAGGGCGTCATGCATGATCGTGGCGATCTTGGGGGCGAAGTGCGCCGAAATTATCGATGGCGATGTTGGCGTTCTTGGCGCACTTCACTTCCTACCTGTGGTCATTCTTCGTCTGGCAAGGATAGGAACCAGCCTTTCCCCTTCTTCTTAGATCTGACTCCTAGAGCGCGCCTTGCGCGTTCCAAGGTCTTAGGGGCTATGTCGCGTGCCGCAGCCTCTTTCTCCACTTTGGTTGACGGTTCCGGCCCGTTCTTGAGAAACACGCGCAGAAACTGGGTCGCTTCGTCCAGCGCCGAAATTCGCGGAGCGCCTTCGGAAGAGATCAAGTCGTCAATCGTGATGTCTGACGGCCCCAGCCAATTAATGGATGCCCCGCCGCCATCTTCTCCGACGATTTCATAACTCTGCGTTTGCCCGCGAACGGCAATGTTGTGCTTGATGTGCACTATCAGCTTGGTCGAACTGTCGTTGGGGTGTTCGCACACCAGAAACGCCGATCTCGCCGCGCCGATCACATCCATGGAACCACCCCCCTGATATATGGCCTTGTTGTGCTTGGCCTTCGTCAGGTGCCGAATGATCACCACGGCTGTTTCACCAGCCTCCGCTATGTCTTTTAGGAAAGACAAAAGCTGTCGGATCACATTTGGCTTGTAGATATCCTGCCCTGCCGGAATGTAGGCGAACAAGGGGTCAAGGATCAGAAGGTCCGGTGGCTTGCGCTTCACCTCGCGCATGAGGGCATTCAGCCCCTTCTCGTCGAGCGACAGGAAATCACCCTGAACGCGAATTCGCGACGGGTCTCGGTGCGCTTCCAGTCCTTGGTGTTGGGCTTGGCATGAAGCTCGATGAACTTGGGGATCATCTCACCCAGCGTCAGGGCCGATGCCTCGGAAACTTCGGGGGGCTTGTCGAACTCGCCCAACTCGACATCACGGGCGATTTCCATCGCGCGGCGTCTAGCATCGGCAAGGGAGACCACAGGATAGGGGCCGATTTTAACGCGTCTGCGCGCACCGTTCGGTCGGACCAACGTGTAGAACACCTTGGCACCTGTGGTCGACACACGCACATGCAGGCCATTTACTTTCTGGTCGCGGACCTCGTACCGTTTGATGGTCGCGGGGGGCATCGCGTCGAGCGATTTGGTTGTCAGCATCTGTTTCATGCAGACATCGTAAGACACCCAGAATCCGCGTGTCAGGGTATGGTTTGAAGTGCAATAGCCTTTTCTGAAACTGCTCTTGACTGTGTGAAGCAGTCTGCAAACCTGACGCAAAGGAAGTATTAGGTGACCAATGACGAGCATTAGACAGAGAGCACTTTTTGTCCCGCAAAAGCACTTTGAGAAACTACCTTCCGACGAGGAAGGTGGCGTCACCAACTTCATCCATCGCACAGATGACCCAGCAGAAAAGTGGATAGAAGAAACAACCGCGAAAATCGGTGATTGGAAAAACCTGTCACGAAGCATCTACTTGCGTTGGGCCATCACCATCAATGCGATGTGCATCGCTGAGGACCACTACAGTGCTTTGCCAGATGAGAAGGCTCTCCAGACCGTCACTATGAGAAGTGTTTACGGCAAAGCTGTTCACGTACCTCTAGCCGTTTGGTCCGGCAAACAAGCTGCTTCTCATTACCAGCAATCTACAGAACTGGTTGCTGCGTATGGCGTCGCGGATTTGGTCGGTTCAATTGAAGACATCGTCTTCGAGGCTTTCGAAATTTACCTACGTCACAACCCTGAAAATTTCATCAAGGGGCCAGACAACAAACCAATGCGAAAGCTGTTTCGTGACCGAGAAAAGAACCCCGAGGCGTGGGAAACAGCTTGGGACGAAAGGTACAAGAACTGGCGCAGAAAGAAGATTTACAATGGCCTTTTTTCGGTGATGGAGCACTACTGGAAAGAGGCCTCATTGCTTCGCCCCAGCACGTATAAACACACTGATGTGAGCGATTGGTGTGCCACGGTAAAGATGTTCTCGGAGCTACGTAACCTGATTGTGCACAGCGCGCCAAGCGTGTCGCCAGAACTAGCGGATTACTGCTCCATACCAACGGCAATGACGTTCGATTTCAAAGAGGGCGAACCCTTGCAAGTTGAGTTGCACCACCTTCAGTCCATCGAGTGCTTTTTGGACCAATACCTCAGCGCCTTGAACATTTCCTTGTTGGAAAAGGCAAATGGACCAATCAATACGTGGACTTCACCAAAGAGCTGAGAAGGGAGCCGCGCCCCTGGGTGCCTCATGGGGGCAAATATTCCTGCGCTTGATTGCCTCGACTTGAAAGAAGGTAGAATAGGCTGGAACGCTCAACTTCATGACTTCAATCCATTTTTGCGTCAGAATGGGGTGCTGCGCTTCGGTCTGCACAGAGGCTAAGGAAAATTGAAAATCCTCGTGTCGGTGGTTCGATTCCGCCCCCGGGCACCACTATTTTTCAAAAAATAGATAAATTTCAGGCGCTTATCGCGTCGATGACTTTTTCATCCATCCTTCCGTCCACCCTTGCCGCTTGCCTGGCGATGTGGTGCGTCCTGACACATGTTGAACGAGACAAATCACACCAGAACAGGTCTTGTCGGGCGAAAATCAACAGTTTGTGCATTGTTCAAGCAAGCTGACTGCGGTCATCGGTGCTGGAACGGCCCCTGACAGCCGTTCCTTTCACCCCAAGCAAGCAACGCTCTTACCCAAAGAGATAATCAACGTTTTGCATGGTCTCCAGATCAGCGCCTGCAAATTTGATCACCACCCCCTGATCGGCAAACTGCGCCTCGGCCGCAGAGAAGGTGGTGTTGGCAAGCACGTCTTGCGCGGAACTGTAACCAAAGCT from Pseudosulfitobacter sp. DSM 107133 encodes the following:
- a CDS encoding transposase produces the protein MRGEILGAERRRFWHDDDKLEIVGSVGIAGASVTQVAQRHEIKRQQIYAWRHELKKKGLWSPDAGALFLPLDMPVTAGVPVAQAPVAELPPPVAVELRLRGGRSLHFESTVDPAALSGLIRAVEGA
- a CDS encoding Arm DNA-binding domain-containing protein, producing MKQMLTTKSLDAMPPATIKRYEVRDQKVNGLHVRVSTTGAKVFYTLVRPNGARRRVKIGPYPVVSLADARRRAMEIARDVELGEFDKPPEVSEASALTLGEMIPKFIELHAKPNTKDWKRTETRREFAFRVISCRSTRRG